The segment ACTACATAAAAACCtatttgcctcagttttccatAATACTCAGGACAAATATTTGCCACAGCATGTAACAGCATCAAAGCTACTTCGAGGTTATTCCAATGCAAAAAGCCAACAcccaagaaaaactgaaaaacagccaTACAGTTTTACTAGGAGGGTAAGGAATATGTATCACTCACTGGCCAGCATCTCATTTTCCAGGTTTTAGCCTAACGCAAGTGTTTACAGACAAGTTGTTATAACGGAAAATGGGGATTTCTAAGCAGAGTGGCCCTTGGCTGCCCTGGCGTGGCTGGCAGACCGCACTTGGTGCTGCAGGACTCTGTTCAGTACTTCACCCAGTGACCGTCAAGGGGATGAAAGCCAAATTACATGACCAACATGCACGGCTCCAGACAACTTGCCGAGCACCTCACAGCTCCTGTGATCTTTGCTACAGGCTACCATACAGCAGCATTAAAGCATTTACCACCCATTTCAGTAGTACTCTTCTTATTCAGAATTTTGAGGATGTCTTTGGTAATCTTCTTCAGCTGATGCCTCGCTTCATCACGCTCCTTACCAACGCCATAAAGGAGAATCATGCGCTGGTTACACTCATGACTTGAAGAttcatcctgaaaaaaacaggtcATGAGTGAAGTAACTTTTTTCTGCTATCACCTGCAGAAACCCAAGCCAAGTTGCTCAGACTGCAATAAATAATAGCTAACTCCTCGTCACAAGCAGGATCTCCTGTGGTTACCAGTGTGGAGGAAACAGTGCCAAATGAATTCACTAAAGAGTAGGGTAaaaatacagagggaaaaaatgtgatCTGATATTATGAATCCAGTATGTATCTATAACAACTGAGACAGAGGATGCATACGGGTGACCCTCCTAACTGTCCCCTAGACTGATATTCAGTAGCAGATTAGTAAAATGAAGACAGATGTCTAGAAACCGTGTGACATTTCTCTTATTATGTACAAGTCaattgaaaaaaagatgcagcCCAACTCCTAGAATTCAATTTTGTACATCCcaaagaaattgaaatacatATAGTTTATTTAAATTGCTTATATTTAGTCTTTCAATAAAATGTATCCTAAAACGTTGATGCACTGTATATAACTTAAAAACCTGGAGCACTCCTCTACAATTCATATAAggtataaatattttgttcagtAACATACTTACCTTTTCCAAACTAAGCAAGCACTACATCTTCCAACTACTTAAAAAGTTCTTAAGAAACAAGGCTGTGTACAAAAATACTACTAAAGAATCACAAGGCAAAACGGCAGTAGACGGGACTGTATCTCTGTGCTCTGAAAGTTGCACGGTCTTACAAAACACACgctctcttttaaaaatagtgacTCCCTTAGTAGGTCAAAAGCAGGAAGTAAGCCtctaatgatttttaaaattctgtttctctctcttctagaggaaacaaaagcagaagcactGACAGTGTCACCTGGAATTTGCAGCTGTCTGGCTAAGAAACCAGTTCAAAGTCGGAGGAAGGTCTAAGTCTCCCCACTGGGAtgcacagctgctcctccagtCTCTCCTGGCTCCGAGGGATTCACGCATGAACGCTCCTGCAGGCCTGCATGGCGAGGCGCTAGCGGAACTGCGAGCAGCCTCTCTCAGCAACACTACCTTCCCACCGCAGGAGCCACCCAGGCATTGCATCACTTCTCAGCAGCACCCTACGGTAATCTGCTCTTTGATTTTGGCTGGGGGGAAGGTGTCTGATTTGTGCATGTTTAGGGAGTACTTACTTCATTAGGGTCAGACTTGGCAGCTGAATCCGTGATGCGCTTCAAAGCATCAgacaatttatttctgtcttacagacagaaataaagccTTGGAGCTCTGTAAGGAAGATGTCAGGGATGTCTGGGAACTAGCTGACAAAGCATGAACTCCCCCGAGTGCCTTATTTTTACAAAGGCAGAGATAATACAGAAATATAGCAATTTTTACAGTTGCATCGCTACACAACTGAACGTTACTCCTTTTGAAACGCAACACTGACCAATTCAGCGTTCCTGCCTGGCTTTCCCAGGCAACCGGGCTGCATCAGACCTGGTCTGATCAAGGTTTTTGGAGTAAGAGCAACAGTTTTCAACCCGGCCCCTGTTATCAGTTAGGCAGATGTCAGCCTCCTGGTGTTTGTGGGCAACCAGCCAACGGAGGAACTCTTGGTTTTGTGGCCAGGGTGGGCTCGGAGGGGCGCAGTGCTACGCAGGGGGCTCAACAGCACCTTCACGCAGGTGATCGCTGCAAAATCCCACACAGCTCCTGCATGTTGGCTCAGGTCAGTGAAGCTCTAAATTTATTTGCAACACACACAGCACTGGTAAAGCAAGCGATTTAGGAAAATGACAGGACAAACCGTCACATTAGAAGTAAAGGTATCCATTAACACCTACATAAATGAAGCTACAAGTATCTTCAGACCTTGCTGGCAAATGTATAGCCACTGAAGTAGCAAACGCCGTTAGCTGCCCTAGTGCCAGTACACAGGGCTGAAAAGCCGGTactcctctcccactttcttccccTTGGAAGCAACAAACGGTGACTTTGTGGGGTGCCACATCCACCCGCTGAATACCCGGGTGAAATGGTGGCAGCCTGCAAGCAGCTGTTCCCAGGTCTGagcaagggcaggcagggggtggcagggatCAGCTTCAAGGACAACTAAAAGTGAGGCTGAAATAACACCACTGGGAGAGACTGACAGCCAGCCAGgctgaaatacaataaaaaggGGTATTTGATTCCTTTTACTTCAGCCCAGCACTGTTACATCCCCAGTCAAAAGGAGTTTAAATGCTATCCCTTCCCGTGCCCAAGAAGATGCTGAAAGGGGcgtttctccttcctccctgggAGGAGAGAGACAGTTTGGGCACACGTGTGTCAGACAAGCGAAATCACAGCCCAGGCCCCCAGGCACAGCCGCACCGAGCAAGAGCTGTGCCATCACCTACACGGTGATGGGAACAGGCAGCGTGCCGCCAGCCAtgccgcccccccagcccaccaccGTGCTGGCCCCTTGCCCAGCCCTGACTGCAGGCCTCGGGGAGGCTGCGTGGGCAGCTCAGGAGGTTAGGATGGAAGCTTGGGAGGTTGGGATGGGAGCTCGGGAGGCTGGGATGGAAGGGCACCTCAACGTTTCAGCCAAGGAAGATGAAACCAGGCTACCTTACAAGCATGACAACATCTAGCACTCTTCTCCTGTAGAAACCTGACATccccagcaaaataaaacacaacctaCAGCAGTCAAGATCCCCACAGAAATGCTCCCAATGCAAAAATTAAGAGTAAAAAGGTTGAAGTCTTATGACAGATTAACtcatgatttcatttttttgtttttacagggagaggggaaaagacAAAGTGCAAATGAAAGCCACAACCAGCTTCAGCTACTCTAGAAACAACAGCAACTGCACCAGTGATAACAAAATCAGtcaagtaatttttcctttgctttacaCAATTCTGTTTCTAGTGGGTATCATCATGAACAGCCTGGCAATGTgggtcttttttaaaatatccagtAAATCCAATTTCATCATCTTCCTGAAGAACACTGTCATTTCTGACTTCCTCATGATCCTgacttttccatttaaaatccTCAGCGATGCAAAATTAGTATCATGGGTACTGAGAGGATTTGTGTGCCAGGTCACTCAGGTTGTATTTTACTTCACCATGTACAttagcattttgtttcttggtCTAATAACTGTTGATCGCTATCAGAAAGCCACTTCACCATTCAGAACGTCAACACCAAGGAGCCTTTTAGGTGCTAAGATCCTGTCCACAGCAATTTGGATATCAATGTTTACTCTCTCATTACCCAACATGGTTTTAActaacaagaagaaaacaccCAAGAGCGTAAAAAAGTGTGCCTTCTTGAAATCTGAGTTTGGCTTAGTCTGGCACGAAATCGTAAACTATATTTGTCAACTTATCTTCTGGGTTAATTTAGCAGTCATAGTTGTATGCTACATACTTATAAGTAAAGAACTGTACAAATCCTATAAAAGGACAAGATGCACAGGAAAGGCATCCCAAAAGACTGTAAATCTGAAGGTTTTCATAATTATTGCAGtgttctttatttgttttgtgcCATTCCACTTTACTAGAATCCCCTACACTTTGAGCCAAACAAGAGACGTTTTTGAATGCTCTGCTCAGAACACCTTGTTTTACTTGAAAGAGAGCACGCTGTGGCTGACATCACTGAATGCTTGCCTAGATCCATTCATatactttttcctttgcaaatcaTTTAGAAAGTCCTTGATAGACATGATGTGCAAGCACACAGCATCATCAGAACTCGGAGCACGGATGAAGGAGCAGAACGAAGGAGATGACACAGATGAGACGCCGCTCTAGAGCTAAGAACCACCCATACCTGTTCTTGGCGggcaaaagcagcacaaattCCGCAAAGAGTATCTAGAGTCACCAACTTCCTTAGAAATTGTCCTACAGATGAAGCACAAGCACCCTGGAACCAACATCACTGGTTGCAAAAACTAGAAAGCTTGAATAAAACAAGAGCACCGCCTGACCACCACCTCCACACCTGTCAGAATTGCTAGGAAAAAGTTTTAACTTCTAGTTGgagctgtaaggaaaaaaattaaacctgagTCATTAAGTACTACAGATGAGATTATGAACTGCAAAGACTTTACAGAAATAACTTAGCTTGGGCCAGAGTAAAATCCATGACAACACAAGATctggaaaatgcaaacaaaatccacagtaaatgtgatttttaaatgcagggAGTTGTCACCTTGTATACAGCTGGCAGACAAACAGAAATATAGGACATGTAGATAAACCGTTTATCTTTGCAGATTTTTGATAACAATAAAATTTTGCTTATCTAATTATATGCTTGCAATTCTTAATCCATTGATCAATAATTAATAGTTGTATGTCagaggaaattatttcataatcaGGCTTATCTTGATGTGAGTTAAATCTTCAAATACTTTACCCTGCTatatgaataaacaaaaatgtacACTTTTATAAAGAACAATGTGTAATATTAGAAAATATACAAAGACTATTTACAGAATACTTAGGTCTTAGGGAAAAACAGACTCATAGTAAGATCTTTACTGATTATTAAGGGAAGCTTTTTTGCACTACACAAAAAATTTaaccacttcctttttttcatttgggaaagctgaaaaagaaaaccaggaatgTATTTTCAGGTACATAACCTTTTCAGGAATCATAACAACTACACATGAAAAAGACCCTAGGCTACTGCAATAAATTATGCTTCATTTATCATCACTGCAAAACAGCTCcaattcagaaatacatttcacCATCATGCAAGAGCTCAGTCCTGGCAAAAGCCATTGCCTGTCGACCCTTCTCTGGTACTTATCTGTGCCTGGCAGCGCACTGGGTGTTTTTACAACGGATACCCACATTTCCtaaaaagctgaaagacagTTCACTTACTTTAGCACTCAGCCTTACAGTTTATGCATCTCTTAAAACCTGCCTGGAcgaattaaatattttacaaaacattttgtgcACTGCTCATTCTGGTATATACACCGACACTAATTACAATCAGTAACTGGGttacactgcagaaaacaggGCACCATTATTTCCCTGGAACTGGCGCTGCTGGTCACCGCAGAGCGTGCtctccacagccagccccacGGAGCCCAGGACTGATAAACTCCAGCTGATGCCCCCCACCCAGCACTCATTCCCCCCATTTTTTGTACCTAAacatggagagagagagagtagTAATTATctagcagctgcttttgctgatcAGATGAGCTGTTCGGACAACAGATCCTACAGCCACCTGCGAGCCATCCAGCAGTCACTGACCGGATACTTGGAACCTGCCTCTGGCAGCTGGGAACAGCGCCAAGGGGCCAGTCTGGGAGAAAACATGGAAGATGCTGCTTTGGACATCAGTCCTGGGGTATTGCAATGGACCCTCTCAGCTTTGCAGAATCCCTGCTGAATGAACAGAAGTCGGGGCAGGCAGCTAGGGACAGCTCTCACTGATGACAATGGCAAAGGTGACTTTCATCCCGGCCATCCTCAAGgctctttgctttctgccagcCATTTAATGACAACATCAGCATGCATACCTACATTAACCACAACGTATATGCTAACGCACAAACTTACTGTCAATACAGCTGCAGCCTGAGAACCCCAAAAAGCAATTCATGTCTGCCCACAAAGGGATGGCTTGAACGTGAGCCATTTCCCGCAAGGCAGCAAGGAGCCAGAACCCTCCGTCACATCAtttgacaggaaaataaaagacaaatcaCATGACTAAGTTAAACTTATACAAAAAATTCTGTTTACAGAGAAATGTACTAGATTCCAACATTATACATAATAAACacataataaatacaaagcatACCATGTAGCAACAGCCTCTGCCAGACCCAGAAAATAGCTGTAACCAGCACGCTGTATCACCTGGCTACACtgacaacaaaataaaccaaaagtCCCATTCTGGAGATCAAAAGTCAAGCTCAGGTTTACGTGTCAATATTAAGAGGCCACAGAGGGAGGGGTACAATTTCTGAATATGGTGGCGCACGTGATTTTGTAGCTGAGTGACCCACTGTAAGGATGACTCTGACCTGATTCTCTGGTCACACATTTGTTGACTAGTGCTGTCCAGAACAGGGgagcgcacacacacagacaaggGCTCAGAGCTACATTTGAGGATTGTCCCGGAAAACTGTCAGGAAACACTCTGTGTTTGTTCACCCCACATCTCTAAAGGAGCCAAATCATAATGGCACAGTATAGGTGCCATCAGGTCTGCCTCACACAAACCAAGAGCTGGAAAACGTGCCTGTCTCAATGGAtgtggtaattttttttcttagtataGGAGAAAGCAGTGTACTTTCTGACAGAGGgcaaaagggagagagaaaaacaacagcaaacatGATTAACTAACTCGAGTGATACATGAAAATGAGGAAGGAAACAACATACCACACCAACAGAAAAAGTCTCGTCTTTCTACACATTTCTCCATTCTTAATACTTTGCTCGACGCTTCTGTTGGCAGAGGAACAGCGTATGAACCGAAGACAGCCAAACACACTCTGAAACAGTTGCTGCCAGGTTTGCTCAGGTACTTGCATGATTGCAGCGTTCACGTGGTGTGATGGGGCACTCTGTCATCTGCCTTTCAGATGTAAGAGGCTGATAACCAGCAGTGTGCATCTTATGTGTTACTTAAAATTgtgctgagaaaggaaaaatggagtATGCTTGGTAAGAAATACCAGAAGTCGCTTCCCCAGAAGCACCTTGCTTTTGGGACACAactgtaaaatttctgtttaatgttaaaatacatttccatgTAAATGGTGCTCTAGGTAATATGCTGTTATACCTTGCTATCGTATTATCTTAGGCCTCCATAATGAAAATATACCATTTTAACTTCTCACTAGATGTTCGTTTGTAAACAACTTAAACTTAGGCAAAGATTTACATTTTCTATGAACTAGACCGGCTGATTTCTATTGAATGCACACTCAGGTTTTGTGCTTATTTGTATAAACCTGACAGTCACTCTAAGAAACATGTAATTTGAAATATAGAAtgttatattttatgttttctctctcttttcaccCAAGTCTATTGCAAACAATGGGAGACATCGCAAATGAGAGTATTGTCAGTAACTCCAGTGGAGCACCCTCCTCCACACAGCAGTGCCACCGAGACACCACGATCACCCACCTCGTCTTCCCAGTACTGTATACACTCATCTTCCTTCTGGGACTCGTACTTAACAGCCTGGCTTTTTGGGCTTTCTTCCAGATTCCAAGCACATCAACTTTCATTGTCTATCTGAAAAATATCTTAGTTTCTGATTTTATAATGACCCTGATGCTTCCTCTGAAAATCCTAACGGACTCTGGCCTGGGACCATGGCAACTCAAAGCTTTTGTCTGTCGCTTCTCAGCTGTAGTATTTTACAATACCATGTACATTAGCATAGTGCTACTCGGACTCATTGCTTTTGACAGATTTCTCAAGATTGTGAGACCTTTTGGGAAGTTCTGGGTGCAAAACCTGACCTCAGCAAAGATCCTGGCGGGTCTGGTCTGGCTCTTCTTCTTTGTTCTCTCTCTGCCTAACATGGTCTTATCAAACAAGAAAGCAACACCCCAATCAGTGAAGAAGTGTGCCTCACTGAAGAACTACTTTGGACTCAAATGGCATGAAGCCGTCAATTATATCTGTCAGTTTATTTTCTGGACTGTACTCATCCTCATGtttctattttatataattattgCCAAAAAGGTATATGAGTCTTATATAAAAACAcggaagaaaaacaacaaaagtgAACAACGGATCAAGGGAAAAGTATTCAtcattttcactgtgtttttcttaTGCTTTGCTCCCTTTCATTTTAGCAGGGTTCCCTATACTCTGAGTCAAACGACCACCCACATGGACTGTCGTCTGCAGAACCAGCTCTTTGTTGCGAAAGAAAGCACTCTGTGGCTGGCTGCCACAAACGTCTGCATGGACCCCCTGATATACATGTTCTTGTGCAAACCATTTCTAGAAAAGGTATTATGCAGGAGAataaagacatttcagaaaacagttcatACAAACCCCACAACAGAACTGGACACACGAACGTCTGCTACCGAATCTTGACTGCAGCTTCATGCTCTACAGTCTCTGCATATTCATAGAGaacttaaaaaatactttatttctgctgtggaaaatgaaaaggcagtTGTACTGTAATATTaatacttaataaaaatgtcaaaatggaATTTCCTTATTTACTCTCACTGCTCAGTCTTTATAGACAAAAAACTGTCACTGCTGGCCCTGATCAAACACCGATCCCCCCCCCAAactgtgctctcctgctgacaCCATCACTGCTAATCAAATGCTGCAGAAGCCCCGCTGTGTCGTGGCAgcacctgcccagccccagTATGGTTGCATGCATGCCACACAGCGCCGTGCTGCCTCAGAGTCACTCATGTGACTTCCAGCCATAACCACGTCGGTCTGAAGAGAAAACCAGCATCGGTGACGCGTAAAACTACGGATGATCAGTTTGCAGTCTCGTgttgctctgctgcctctgcaaagCGAACCAGAACGGAGTTTTTTCCAATTTGGTCACTAATTTGTGTCCACGTCACAGGATACAGACAGACTGTAGCCCATGAATTAAAATACCTTCCTATAACGTAAGCCAatctataaaataattctatcCGCTTTAAACAAGAATAACTTACTTGTTAACACTTAAGCAGCTTACTGACTATAGCTGCTTTTAAGGATGATTTGGCTTTAATTGGGATCAAACCCCAGAGCTGTTAACTTTGTATGTCAGTAATTCTTACGCTGGGTGTCAGCTCAGCCAGCACGTCacagggcagggaagaggaggaaccATAcctgacagaaggaagaaggacATGGTTCCTCCCCATCCTTACCCGCCTCTCTCGCACATAACTGCTCTCCTACTGCCTACACTGTTTCACCATCCTTCCTCTCCATCCTCAGCGGGGCTTTGCGGGAGGGCACAGTTGGCAATACCCCAGCCCCCAGAGCACACTCCTCGCCCAGGACAGCAGAGAACCCAGGATTgctcccctgccacaggcacCCCAGAGCTGCGTGGCATTCACCTCTATCCCACCACTCGCAGAGAGGAACACCCAGACATGTCGCCCTTGGTGGCACGTTCCCCATTCCCAGTGCCATCCACAGGCgaagagaaggcagcaggcagcactgcctcaCCCTCCTCGCCCAGCAAACCCTTCTCCACCTGGCTCACTGCACTACCCGCAGACCTCTTCCTTAGCTGTCCTACAGGGGAAGTCCAAATAGACTGTGCCTAAAGAGAAATGCCTTTCTAATCACAAATCCTGGGATTTATTTCACTATTTTAAGACGTGAAAGAGATACCAACTGTTTACTGACTCCAACTCTacaaagcatataaaaaaaccccacaaaactgTTAAACTTACCTTAGCCCTCAGCAATCATAGAACCACAGCATGGTTtatgttggaagggactttaCAGCTGCTTCCTTGCTTCTCAAACATGttgctcctgctgcttgtcCCCCGATATACCTGCCACCCCAGATGACTACCTCTGCACACTGCTCAGGTGACGTGGCATTGCAGAAGGGACCTCAGGGAAAGCATCCCAACTTGCTCTTTTCCATCGGCCCTACTGCTGGCTGTAGCTCCCGTCACCCCCTGCCCACTGCCCCGTACCTGGGcactcagctcctgctgctctgtgacaCTGCAGAGCCGAAGCGTGCCAGCACCTCGCTGAGGAAAGAGCCAAGTCCCTTAGGAACAAACTTCACCTCTTCTCAAGCTCTCCTGCCAGCTTTATGCCTCCTCACAGGTGCCAGATGCTTTGATCACCACTTGATtgctatttttagaaattaagtaTTTACAGCAGCCTAATACAATCACGCCGGTTGCTCCACAcagcctgttttttttaaaactgtttttagaTTACTGTGCATTAATTACATCTGCCTTTGGGattccccagcctctgccacaCAGGTAGATGTATGTCTTATTTAGCAATTTCTACTCACTCAATCTTCTCCGCTAGGCACATTACATACTTTCTGTAACTGTAACACCCTTTTACAACTGGAAATTGAACTAATCCCCAGTCAGCTTTCAGTTGGGTCTGAACTTCCCTATAAATCAACCTTATCTCAAACGGTGTTTCTCTCTCTCAGGATTAATTGCTATTCAGGAATTAATTCCTCTCTCCCCACACATACACAGTGTTTAACAGGATTAACTTCACTATTTTAGTTTAGGTACATTTTTAGCTGCTAAAATAGTCAACACTTCAGCAACTGCTTAAAGAAAAGTATGAGGAGCCTGAAAACGTTTCTCTAAGCCTGTTGACGTAGCACAGCAATTAATGTAGTGACCAGAGCTATACATCAGGAGAAGATGGTTTGTAAACCAGCTGTAACCTTCCACCAGGCAGGTGCCCATGGAAATCTCTGTTCCTGAGCTTTGGGCATAATAGGGAAGAGTTCAGCACGAAGCTTTGCGGCTTGGTCCTCCCTCTTCCAAATGAATCACACCAGCATAGCAGCTATGCAGGTGCCCAGAACTCTCAGCATGGACTTGTATCCAGCTCTGGATTTAAAAGTGGAACTCTGGGCCATTTTTGTGGTTATTACAGagaaagacagtaaaataaaatgagcagTGTGGCAGCAATAAACtatgaaaatgctgaagaacagaaaacttaCTCCGCCATggaagtttggggttttttttgttttctcattccTACTGCTTATAATACCAGGCTCACTTAATGCTGTGCATAAACACATACTGGCATTACACACAGTCAGAATTACGTACTAGGAGCCTGCATGTAAGGGTGGGTGTAACCACAAAATGGGCTGAGTTGCTCCTTAAGTAAGGGGTGTGCCAAAGGTTTCAGAGGAGTCTTAATcatctgtttttcagctgctgcttcttagGTAGGTAAAAGGCAGCCAGAGTTACTAAactctgcagcacagaaatgcaaagtgaCTGCAAGAATAGAACATCTGGTTGATCtacttacaggaaaaaaaaaaattcccctaAATTCTAACATTTGGGATTTTGCACTTTTTTCTGCACGTTTTTATTTCCCTGCCTCCAGATGGAAGTAAGAATCCTAACAGTTAAAATGCCTCAAAGTTTAGGTCTCTGATTTTTAAGCCTCAAACAAATAACCAAAGCAACATGTTATATTTTACACCTGACCAAAATGGAGACATGTTTCAAGAACAGACTTCCCTCAGAGAGGAGGAAGCCATCAGCCTAGACCACAGGCAGAGAGTACCAGAGCATTCTGCTCTTCTGGGCCCTCCAAATTTCTTTAGTGCAGTCATGGAATTTAGGTAATTCAGTAAAGTTTACAAGTGTATTCAATGCAACAGTCACAATTTTTCCAAAACGGATTTTTCTCCCCACTTAACTTGAAAAGGCTGGTCCTGACACTCAGGagctgctgagaaaaacactCTTGCTTTTCCTAGATTCAGCAGTTGGACAAGACAGAGCAAATGCACGTAACGTTTCCACATGTGTGCTTATGTGTGCTTAACCCGGCCCATCACCAccatggggcagcagcagggcttttcctttccacatcGAAACGTTCACTTGCTTGGCTTTGTCTACGCTCCAGACTAGAAGCAACAAACAACCTAGAAACTGGAAAACTGGCACCAGGGCTTACACTTGTTCAAACTATTGACACttattgtaaacatttttacagGTTGTTGGGTTGCCAGTAGGGGAACTAAAGGGCACCAGGCAGCCAAGTTTTGCAGCAAATCAATCCTACTTGGGTACATAAAGgcttaaatacatttctttgtattttttattttacttgtgtttcagaaaagggaaatgcaTTATACTTTTGCCTAATACATGCACCATCTAGCCTTCCGAACTTTGTATCAGACTGCCTCTTCAGAAGGACAGCAAGTTAATTCCTGAATGCCTAAAGACAAATTCTGCACTTCAGAATGCAGACTACGTGTCCCGACTCTGGCACAGTGATACACATTCCTCCATCAAGGCTCCTA is part of the Falco naumanni isolate bFalNau1 chromosome 13, bFalNau1.pat, whole genome shotgun sequence genome and harbors:
- the P2RY12 gene encoding P2Y purinoceptor 12 gives rise to the protein MKATTSFSYSRNNSNCTSDNKISQVIFPLLYTILFLVGIIMNSLAMWVFFKISSKSNFIIFLKNTVISDFLMILTFPFKILSDAKLVSWVLRGFVCQVTQVVFYFTMYISILFLGLITVDRYQKATSPFRTSTPRSLLGAKILSTAIWISMFTLSLPNMVLTNKKKTPKSVKKCAFLKSEFGLVWHEIVNYICQLIFWVNLAVIVVCYILISKELYKSYKRTRCTGKASQKTVNLKVFIIIAVFFICFVPFHFTRIPYTLSQTRDVFECSAQNTLFYLKESTLWLTSLNACLDPFIYFFLCKSFRKSLIDMMCKHTASSELGARMKEQNEGDDTDETPL
- the P2RY13 gene encoding P2Y purinoceptor 13; translated protein: MGDIANESIVSNSSGAPSSTQQCHRDTTITHLVFPVLYTLIFLLGLVLNSLAFWAFFQIPSTSTFIVYLKNILVSDFIMTLMLPLKILTDSGLGPWQLKAFVCRFSAVVFYNTMYISIVLLGLIAFDRFLKIVRPFGKFWVQNLTSAKILAGLVWLFFFVLSLPNMVLSNKKATPQSVKKCASLKNYFGLKWHEAVNYICQFIFWTVLILMFLFYIIIAKKVYESYIKTRKKNNKSEQRIKGKVFIIFTVFFLCFAPFHFSRVPYTLSQTTTHMDCRLQNQLFVAKESTLWLAATNVCMDPLIYMFLCKPFLEKVLCRRIKTFQKTVHTNPTTELDTRTSATES